The following proteins come from a genomic window of Timaviella obliquedivisa GSE-PSE-MK23-08B:
- a CDS encoding AI-2E family transporter codes for MFQSLTKLPRVVAIGLIFPMLFLNGWLLWIVTQQLEPLVSILITATLISFLLDYPIRFLHQMGVKRGWAVGLVFLIFALILSGLVFILGPLILRQANELIVRLPDWIKSGQQQLSSLEDWAAAQQLPIDLRSNIAQLIEKVSLTLRSLTSQLISLTLSAISSLVNVFLTLVFAVFLVLRGESLWAGILGWLPLAWNTQVRQSLPQNFEGYIAGQVTLAVVLSITQTIALFVSGAPLALLFGLVIGSASLIPFGGTTAILVVSLLLALQDFGLGLKVLLVAEVVLQVNENIVGPRVLGEITGLNPVWTLISLFIGVKLGGVLGLIVAVPIASFIKGTADTIRTSQVRQPAPAAELISVGQE; via the coding sequence ATGTTTCAATCCCTGACTAAACTTCCTCGTGTTGTTGCCATTGGTCTAATTTTTCCAATGCTGTTCTTGAACGGGTGGCTGCTGTGGATCGTAACGCAGCAGCTAGAGCCCCTCGTCAGCATTTTAATCACTGCTACCCTGATCTCTTTTTTGTTGGACTACCCCATCCGTTTTTTGCACCAGATGGGCGTTAAGCGAGGATGGGCAGTTGGACTCGTGTTCTTGATTTTTGCGCTAATTCTGAGTGGTCTCGTCTTCATTCTGGGCCCATTGATTTTACGTCAAGCCAACGAGTTGATTGTTCGCCTTCCCGACTGGATTAAATCGGGGCAGCAGCAGCTAAGCAGTTTGGAAGACTGGGCGGCAGCCCAACAGCTACCCATTGATCTACGCAGTAACATTGCTCAGCTTATTGAAAAAGTTTCCTTGACCCTCCGATCGCTCACCAGCCAGCTTATTAGCCTGACCTTAAGCGCCATCAGCAGCCTCGTCAACGTTTTCCTAACCCTTGTCTTTGCTGTATTTCTAGTTTTGCGAGGAGAAAGCCTCTGGGCTGGCATCTTGGGCTGGCTGCCGCTGGCCTGGAATACCCAAGTTCGCCAATCTTTACCCCAAAACTTTGAGGGCTATATCGCTGGGCAGGTGACGTTAGCTGTTGTCCTGAGCATTACACAAACGATCGCCCTATTTGTTTCAGGGGCACCCCTGGCGCTGCTGTTTGGGCTAGTGATTGGCAGTGCCAGCCTAATTCCCTTTGGCGGCACCACTGCAATTTTGGTGGTCAGCCTCCTCTTGGCGCTACAAGATTTTGGGCTAGGGCTAAAGGTTTTGCTGGTGGCAGAAGTCGTGCTTCAAGTTAACGAAAATATTGTGGGTCCCAGAGTTTTAGGCGAAATCACAGGATTAAACCCAGTCTGGACGCTAATTTCCTTATTTATTGGTGTCAAACTAGGAGGTGTGCTGGGGTTGATTGTTGCCGTACCTATTGCCAGTTTTATTAAGGGAACCGCTGATACGATTCGCACAAGTCAAGTTAGACAGCCTGCTCCCGCTGCTGAACTTATTTCAGTGGGGCAGGAGTAG
- the ispF gene encoding 2-C-methyl-D-erythritol 2,4-cyclodiphosphate synthase, with product MDFRIGNGYDIHQLVSDRPLILGGINIPHSLGLLGHSDADALTHAIMDALLGALSLGDIGHYFPPTDPQWAGADSQKLLIQVHDLVQSQGWRIGNLDTVIVAERPKIKPHIAAMRDRLADSLQIAPTQIGIKATTNEKLDAVGREEGIAAYAVALLMKD from the coding sequence ATGGATTTTCGCATTGGCAATGGCTACGACATTCACCAACTGGTTAGCGATCGCCCCCTCATTTTGGGCGGCATCAATATTCCCCACTCTCTGGGTTTACTAGGTCACAGCGATGCCGATGCGCTCACCCATGCCATTATGGATGCCCTATTGGGGGCATTAAGCTTAGGCGATATTGGACATTACTTTCCCCCAACCGATCCTCAGTGGGCAGGGGCAGACAGCCAAAAGCTTTTGATTCAAGTTCATGATTTGGTTCAATCTCAGGGCTGGCGAATTGGCAATTTAGATACAGTGATTGTCGCCGAGCGACCCAAAATTAAGCCCCATATTGCGGCTATGCGCGATCGCCTCGCCGATTCTTTGCAAATTGCCCCCACTCAAATTGGTATTAAAGCCACTACAAACGAAAAACTGGATGCCGTTGGTAGAGAAGAAGGCATTGCCGCTTATGCCGTTGCCTTGTTAATGAAAGACTAA
- a CDS encoding PHP domain-containing protein: protein MAVNLAQDCVHSTAQDATALRQVFASLTAESCPKSYNFHMHTVFSDGRLLPEQLMEQAVAIGLKGLAITDHHSVEGYRKAQQWLNGWRHSPENPQPNSAPMLWTGVEINADLLNTEVHILCYAFNPDHEAVQPYLLGKELNGQSSPAAQVIGAIHQAGGIAVLAHPVRYKRSPKELIPAAAQLGIDGIETYYAYNNPSPWQPSPKETQQVLELGTADRLLNTCGTDTHGLSLLQRL from the coding sequence ATGGCTGTTAACTTGGCTCAGGATTGTGTTCATTCAACAGCACAGGATGCCACAGCGCTCAGACAGGTATTCGCATCTTTAACCGCAGAAAGTTGTCCCAAATCCTACAACTTTCATATGCATACCGTCTTTTCAGATGGGCGGTTATTGCCTGAACAATTGATGGAACAAGCTGTAGCTATCGGGTTAAAAGGTTTAGCTATTACTGACCACCACAGCGTTGAAGGCTATCGCAAAGCCCAGCAATGGCTAAATGGATGGAGGCACTCGCCCGAAAACCCTCAGCCTAACTCTGCACCCATGCTTTGGACGGGAGTAGAAATTAATGCCGACTTGCTTAACACCGAAGTTCACATCCTTTGTTATGCCTTTAATCCAGATCACGAAGCAGTTCAGCCTTACTTGTTGGGCAAAGAACTGAACGGTCAGTCTTCTCCAGCAGCACAGGTCATTGGGGCAATTCACCAAGCTGGCGGCATCGCGGTGCTGGCTCATCCGGTGCGTTACAAGCGATCGCCTAAGGAACTTATTCCTGCCGCTGCGCAGCTAGGGATTGATGGCATTGAAACTTACTACGCCTATAACAACCCTTCACCTTGGCAGCCCAGCCCTAAAGAAACCCAACAGGTCTTAGAACTAGGCACAGCCGATCGGCTGCTGAATACCTGCGGAACAGATACCCACGGGCTGAGTTTATTGCAACGACTTTAA